The genomic interval CGACGGGTAGTTGAAGTTGATATTTTCAAAAACAATAGCACTCCCTGCCTGTGTGACAAGCACAGGGGCCGGATTTTGTGCAGACTGGATCGGCGACTCGGTGGCCAGCAATTCCATCAGCCGCTCGCTCGCACCGGCGGCCCGCAGCACATCGCCATACACCTCGCCCAGCACCGCGGTGGCACTGGCCAGAATGATCACGTACACCACCGTCTGCCCCAGGTGCCCGGCGGTAATGCTGCCCTGCAAAACGGCCTGCGTGCCCTGGTACAGGCCCCACAGCAGCGCGGCAGACGTGGCGATGATGATGAAGGCCACCAGCACCGAACGCGCCTTGCTGCGCCCCACGGCGGTCTGGAAGGCGGCGGCGGTGGAGGCGGCAAAGCGCGTCGATTCGCGCCCCTCGGCGGTGTAGCTCTGCACCACCGGAATGGCGTTGAGCACCTCGGCGGCGATGGCGCTGCTGTCGGCCACCCGGTCCTGGCTGGCCCGCGACAGTTTGCGCACCCGCCGCCCAAACCAGGCGCTGGGCAGCACGATCAGCACCAAGATGCCAAACACCTGCGTCATCACCACCGGGTTGGTCCACACCAGCACGCCCAGGGCGCCCAGGCCCATCACTGCATTGCGCAGACCCATGCTCAGCGACGAGCCCACCACCGTTTGCACCAGCGTGGTGTCCACCGTCAGGCGCGACAGCACCTCGCCGGTCTGGGTGGTTTCAAAAAACTGCGGGCTTTGGCGCAACACATGGCTGTACACCGCGTTGCGGATGTCGGCGGTGACGCGTTCGCCCAGCCAGCTCACGGTGTAGAAGCGCGCCGCCGAAAACAGGCCCAGCGCTGCGGCCACCGCAAACAGCTCGAAAAAATGGCCCCGCAGTGCCAGCAGTTGCGCGCCCCGGTCCACGCCGCCGTCGGCCCCGGTGCGTACCAGTCCCTGGTCGATCAGTGCCCGCAGCGCCAGCGGAAACGCCAGCGTTGCCGCCGCCGCCAGCACCAGAAACACGATGGCCAGGGCTATGCGAAAGCGGTAGGGCCGCAGGAAGGGCAGCAGGCCCGACAGCGAGCGCGGGGAACCCTTGGCCCCCGCAGAGGCGGACGCGGAGGAGGGGACAGAAGGAAGTGCAGAGGTGGCCATGTTCCGAGTGTAGCCAAATCTAATGCCCAAACAAACAAAGACTTGACAGTAATTGCTTAGGCAATTAATATTCCGACCCATGACTACACGCCCAACCCCTATGCCGGAGCCTGCGCCGGTGTTCTACGCCGCAGACAACTATGTTGCTGGCGGCACCGGCGTCGGCCACCTGCTGGCGCGCGTCTTCAACATGCTCGCCCAGGAGCTGGAGCGCCAGTTCGAGCCCAGTGGCCTGACCAATGCGCAGTGGAAACCGCTGTTCAAACTGTCCACCGGCGAGGTGTCCACCGTGGCCGAGCTGGCCCGTGTGTGCACCCTGGATGCCGGTGGCATGACCCGCATGCTGGACCGCCTGGAGGCCAAGGGCCTGGTGCAGCGCGTGCGTTCCAGCGAAGACCGCCGGGTGGTGAATCTGGAGATCACCGAAGCCGGGCGCGATGCCGCCAAGGTCATTCCCGAAGTGCTCAGCCGGGTGCAAAACGCCTACCTCGCAGGCTTCTCGGTCGAGGAGTGGGAGGCCCTGAAAAGCTACCTGCGCCGCATGCTCGACAACGCCAACGATTTCCAACAAGCCCAACAAACCCCATCCGATGCCGGAGAAAACAATGCCGTTTAAATCTACTTCCGCGCCGCGCCTGGCTCTGGCCGCCGTCGCCCTGGCCAGCCTGGCGGCCTGCGCCAACTTCTCGGGCATCACCCCCCAGGCCCAGATGCAGACCACCCCCGTCGTTGGCGC from Comamonadaceae bacterium OS-1 carries:
- a CDS encoding putative multidrug export ATP-binding/permease protein, with amino-acid sequence MATSALPSVPSSASASAGAKGSPRSLSGLLPFLRPYRFRIALAIVFLVLAAAATLAFPLALRALIDQGLVRTGADGGVDRGAQLLALRGHFFELFAVAAALGLFSAARFYTVSWLGERVTADIRNAVYSHVLRQSPQFFETTQTGEVLSRLTVDTTLVQTVVGSSLSMGLRNAVMGLGALGVLVWTNPVVMTQVFGILVLIVLPSAWFGRRVRKLSRASQDRVADSSAIAAEVLNAIPVVQSYTAEGRESTRFAASTAAAFQTAVGRSKARSVLVAFIIIATSAALLWGLYQGTQAVLQGSITAGHLGQTVVYVIILASATAVLGEVYGDVLRAAGASERLMELLATESPIQSAQNPAPVLVTQAGSAIVFENINFNYPSRPLQPALADFSLSVAPGETVALVGASGAGKSTVFQLLLRFYDPQSGRIRLDGVATRDLALNDLRQHIGIVPQDAVMFSTSAMENIRYGRPDATDAEVMAAAESAFAHAFITALPEGYNTFLGERGVRLSGGQRQRVAIARAMLKNAPLLLLDEATSALDAESERMVQAALESAMRGRTTLVIAHRLATVQQANRIVVLEHGRIVEQGTHAALVAQDGVYARLAALQFTA
- the slyA gene encoding transcriptional regulator SlyA, which translates into the protein MPEPAPVFYAADNYVAGGTGVGHLLARVFNMLAQELERQFEPSGLTNAQWKPLFKLSTGEVSTVAELARVCTLDAGGMTRMLDRLEAKGLVQRVRSSEDRRVVNLEITEAGRDAAKVIPEVLSRVQNAYLAGFSVEEWEALKSYLRRMLDNANDFQQAQQTPSDAGENNAV